From Acidimicrobiales bacterium, one genomic window encodes:
- the ruvB gene encoding Holliday junction branch migration DNA helicase RuvB yields the protein MREELLGDGLMSPAETDVEIIDEPGLRPRTLSEFVGQAELKGHLGVMLGAAAKRRDPADHLLFAGPPGLGKTTLANIIAAEMGTHLQVTSGPALERAGDLASILSKLEEGDVLFIDEIHRLPRPVEEVLYPAMEDFRIDIVLGKGPAARSIPLDLSKFTLVGATTRTGLITGPLRDRFGLVARLDYYDVDDLQSIVMRAARILDVDIDTDGAWEIARRSRGTPRIANRLLRQVRDYAEVERDGHIDAGVAADGLQFFGVDVLGLDKASRAVLDAICRRFGGGPVGLSTLAISVSEPTETVEDVYEPYLIQQGLLMRTPRGRVATPAAYEHLGMMPPPSGHPPAPGLFDTDD from the coding sequence GTGCGCGAGGAGCTGCTGGGCGACGGCCTCATGTCGCCGGCCGAAACCGACGTGGAGATCATCGATGAGCCGGGTCTGCGGCCGCGGACGCTCAGCGAGTTCGTCGGTCAGGCCGAGCTGAAGGGCCACCTCGGCGTGATGCTCGGGGCGGCGGCCAAGCGCCGCGACCCGGCCGACCATCTGCTGTTCGCCGGTCCGCCGGGCCTCGGTAAGACCACCCTCGCCAACATCATCGCGGCCGAGATGGGAACCCATCTGCAGGTCACGTCGGGCCCTGCGCTCGAACGGGCCGGCGACCTCGCGTCGATCCTCTCCAAACTCGAGGAGGGCGATGTGCTCTTCATCGACGAGATCCATCGCCTGCCCCGTCCGGTCGAGGAGGTGCTCTATCCGGCGATGGAGGACTTCCGTATCGACATCGTGCTCGGCAAGGGCCCGGCCGCCCGTTCGATTCCACTCGATCTCTCGAAGTTCACGCTCGTCGGTGCCACGACCCGCACCGGTCTGATCACCGGTCCGCTGCGTGACCGGTTCGGGCTCGTGGCGAGGCTCGACTACTACGACGTCGACGATCTCCAGTCGATCGTCATGCGGGCGGCGCGGATCCTCGATGTCGACATCGACACCGACGGTGCCTGGGAGATCGCCCGCCGCTCGCGGGGCACACCTCGAATCGCCAACCGTCTCCTGCGCCAGGTCCGCGACTATGCCGAGGTGGAGCGCGACGGGCACATCGATGCCGGCGTCGCTGCCGATGGTCTGCAGTTCTTCGGTGTCGACGTGCTCGGTCTCGACAAGGCCAGCCGGGCCGTGCTCGATGCGATCTGTCGCCGGTTCGGCGGGGGCCCGGTCGGCCTGTCCACCCTTGCGATCAGTGTGAGCGAACCGACCGAGACGGTCGAAGACGTCTACGAGCCGTACCTGATCCAGCAGGGGCTGCTCATGCGCACCCCGCGAGGGCGCGTGGCCACGCCTGCGGCCTACGAGCATCTCGGCATGATGC
- a CDS encoding ABC transporter permease subunit has product MSGSSMNWSRTFTVARTDVKQLVLAKDFWMPMGILGSIFFVIVPLVLLFSITSLGDVEAVQNIANTLEVLPQKAQDQILGDTPQGRTSYALAVFLFAPMAVVVPLTISTAVGAATLVGERERGTGEFLAHSPAGTKEIYLGKLMASLLPGYFTTMVGFTAYSLIVNLIVGPEVGGWFFPTTQWWLLMVWVLPGFLLIGLSLVLRLSGRVKSTAAAQQASGLITLPLIAVSYAQASGAIYGTPMTTIIIGAIAWTIGITSTWRGMGAVKRQRLLGVADGV; this is encoded by the coding sequence ATGAGCGGCTCCTCGATGAACTGGTCGCGAACCTTCACCGTTGCCCGCACCGACGTGAAGCAGCTGGTGCTGGCCAAGGACTTCTGGATGCCGATGGGCATCCTCGGCAGCATCTTCTTCGTCATCGTCCCGCTGGTCCTGCTGTTCAGCATCACCTCGCTCGGCGATGTCGAGGCGGTGCAGAACATCGCCAACACCCTCGAGGTCCTCCCCCAGAAGGCACAGGATCAGATCCTCGGCGACACCCCGCAGGGCCGCACCAGCTATGCCCTCGCCGTGTTCCTGTTCGCCCCGATGGCCGTGGTCGTGCCCCTCACGATCTCGACCGCCGTCGGCGCCGCCACCCTGGTCGGTGAACGCGAGCGCGGCACCGGCGAGTTCCTCGCCCACTCCCCCGCCGGGACCAAGGAGATCTATCTCGGCAAGCTCATGGCCAGCCTGCTCCCCGGCTACTTCACGACGATGGTCGGCTTCACCGCCTACTCCCTCATCGTGAACCTGATCGTCGGCCCCGAGGTCGGCGGCTGGTTCTTCCCCACCACCCAGTGGTGGCTGCTCATGGTCTGGGTTCTCCCCGGCTTCCTGCTGATCGGCCTGTCGCTCGTCCTTCGCCTCTCGGGTCGGGTGAAGTCGACGGCAGCCGCTCAGCAGGCGTCGGGGCTCATCACGCTGCCGCTGATCGCCGTCTCCTACGCCCAGGCGTCGGGTGCGATCTACGGAACGCCGATGACGACGATCATCATCGGCGCCATCGCGTGGACGATCGGCATCACATCGACCTGGCGTGGCATGGGCGCGGTGAAGCGCCAGCGCCTGTTGGGCGTCGCCGACGGCGTCTGA
- a CDS encoding ABC transporter ATP-binding protein: MSSHPAPPAVSLRGIHKSFNDSPALVDLDVVAPDGQITVLLGPNGAGKTTAIRIVTGAMSPERGTVRTLGLDPDVDGEDVRHACGVVSAKPALYDRLSGTDNLRYAAQLHGVDKRIIDDRIRAAAGRFGIEHALHSQVGGYSTGMKTRLALARSVLHEPQLLLFDEPTSGLDPESAQAVLQLIRDMTSDGHTVVMCTHHLVEAEGLADHVAVLDNGTDLVSGRPDDLIKGFWPDDSVEIAVEGNPSLEDLTVLGGVLRVEPSKRGTRVILENPDVTPDVVDALVRAGHRIRMVNPHDPTLEELYFAVRRSARELGEATTQEVMS, translated from the coding sequence GTGAGTTCGCACCCCGCCCCGCCCGCGGTGTCGCTACGCGGCATCCACAAGTCGTTCAACGACTCCCCCGCCCTGGTCGATCTCGACGTGGTCGCCCCCGACGGGCAGATCACCGTCCTCCTCGGTCCCAACGGTGCCGGCAAGACCACCGCGATCCGGATCGTGACCGGTGCCATGTCGCCCGAGCGCGGCACGGTCCGCACGCTCGGACTCGACCCTGACGTCGACGGAGAAGACGTGCGCCATGCGTGCGGCGTCGTCTCGGCCAAGCCCGCGCTGTACGACCGCCTGAGCGGCACCGACAACCTCCGCTATGCAGCACAGCTCCATGGTGTCGACAAGCGCATCATCGACGATCGCATCCGGGCCGCCGCCGGACGTTTCGGCATCGAGCACGCGCTCCACTCGCAGGTCGGGGGCTACTCCACCGGCATGAAGACGCGCCTCGCCCTGGCCCGCTCGGTCCTGCACGAACCGCAACTCCTGCTCTTCGACGAGCCGACATCGGGCCTCGACCCCGAGTCGGCCCAGGCCGTGCTGCAGTTGATCCGCGACATGACGAGCGACGGCCACACCGTCGTCATGTGCACACACCATCTCGTCGAGGCCGAGGGCCTCGCCGACCATGTCGCGGTCCTCGACAACGGCACCGATCTCGTGTCGGGTCGACCCGACGACCTCATCAAGGGCTTCTGGCCCGACGACTCGGTCGAGATCGCGGTCGAGGGAAACCCGTCGCTCGAGGACCTGACCGTGCTCGGCGGAGTCCTGCGGGTCGAGCCGAGCAAGCGCGGCACCCGCGTCATCCTCGAGAACCCGGACGTCACCCCCGACGTGGTCGACGCGCTCGTCCGAGCCGGCCACCGCATCCGCATGGTCAACCCCCACGACCCGACGCTCGAGGAGCTCTACTTCGCCGTGCGACGGTCGGCTCGCGAACTCGGTGAAGCCACGACTCAGGAGGTCATGTCATGA
- the ruvC gene encoding crossover junction endodeoxyribonuclease RuvC: MFVLGIDPGLSRCGYGCVEQAGRKPRAVAAGVIRTDPATDRPLRLAEMQAEIRALIGEFRPQAVAIERVLFQHNVSTAMSVGMVSGIVMAEAASVGCDVIEYSPNEVKESVAGWGGADKNEVGRMVQTLLDLPKMLAPADAADAVAVALCHLARIPARSSRTVAGGRG, from the coding sequence GTGTTCGTACTGGGAATCGATCCGGGCCTGTCCCGGTGTGGCTACGGCTGTGTCGAACAGGCCGGTCGCAAGCCCCGCGCCGTCGCGGCCGGGGTGATCCGCACCGATCCGGCGACCGATCGGCCGCTCCGGCTCGCCGAGATGCAGGCCGAGATCCGTGCGCTCATCGGCGAGTTCCGTCCCCAGGCCGTCGCTATCGAGCGCGTGTTGTTCCAACACAACGTGTCGACGGCCATGTCGGTCGGCATGGTCAGTGGCATCGTCATGGCGGAGGCCGCGAGCGTCGGTTGCGACGTGATCGAGTACTCGCCCAACGAGGTGAAGGAATCGGTCGCCGGCTGGGGCGGGGCCGACAAGAACGAGGTCGGACGCATGGTGCAGACCCTGCTCGACCTGCCGAAGATGCTGGCCCCGGCCGATGCCGCCGACGCGGTGGCCGTCGCCTTGTGCCACCTCGCGCGGATTCCCGCGCGATCATCGAGAACTGTCGCAGGAGGAAGAGGATGA
- a CDS encoding ElyC/SanA/YdcF family protein, whose amino-acid sequence MSTRRRILLSTLAALVVLGGLLTERWFVHPHKDEPGTADAIFVLGGGGDRVGYALDLARDGVATEVVFASPFVASENVWAARPCNRVRPPRFSDEVTFTCYEPDPATTRGEARLLRDLAAERGWETVVVVASTDQITRARRLIARCWDGEVRVTGPDHDDPWPIRALYEWGAGIKATLLRGC is encoded by the coding sequence GTGTCGACCCGCCGCCGCATCCTCCTCTCGACACTGGCTGCCCTCGTGGTGCTCGGCGGGTTGCTCACCGAACGATGGTTCGTCCACCCTCACAAGGACGAGCCGGGCACCGCCGACGCGATCTTCGTGCTCGGCGGCGGCGGTGACCGGGTCGGGTACGCCCTCGACCTCGCACGCGACGGCGTGGCGACCGAGGTCGTGTTCGCGTCGCCGTTCGTCGCCTCGGAGAACGTCTGGGCGGCCCGCCCGTGCAACAGGGTGCGCCCACCTCGCTTCTCCGACGAGGTGACGTTCACCTGCTACGAGCCCGATCCGGCCACGACCCGGGGCGAGGCCCGCCTGCTCCGGGACCTTGCGGCCGAACGGGGTTGGGAGACGGTCGTGGTCGTCGCGAGCACCGATCAGATCACCAGAGCCCGGCGCTTGATCGCACGGTGCTGGGACGGCGAGGTGCGGGTGACCGGACCCGACCACGACGATCCCTGGCCGATACGGGCGCTCTACGAATGGGGCGCCGGCATCAAGGCGACGCTGCTGCGGGGCTGCTGA
- the ruvA gene encoding Holliday junction branch migration protein RuvA: MIGSLRGTLLDRGFDAELLIEVGGVGYRVQVTPSTAVMIGEIDREVFVHTHHAVREDSETLYGFATVDERRIFESLISAHGVGPALGMAILSVHGPDALRVAVAEDDIAALCLVPGVGKKTAARLIMELKSKLDLPDGPVITIRDDGTSVSSGGARADLRAALEGLGYAPDEIHGVLSGLPADGDTGDLLKEALRRLASGV; encoded by the coding sequence ATGATCGGATCGCTCAGGGGAACGCTCCTCGACCGGGGCTTCGATGCCGAGCTGCTCATCGAGGTGGGCGGTGTCGGCTATCGCGTGCAGGTCACCCCCTCGACGGCAGTCATGATCGGCGAGATCGATCGCGAGGTGTTCGTCCACACCCACCATGCGGTGCGCGAGGACAGCGAGACGCTCTACGGCTTCGCCACCGTCGACGAGCGTCGCATCTTCGAGTCGCTCATCAGTGCCCACGGGGTCGGGCCGGCGCTGGGCATGGCGATCCTGTCGGTGCACGGGCCCGACGCCTTGCGTGTGGCGGTGGCCGAAGACGACATCGCCGCCCTCTGTCTCGTGCCCGGTGTCGGCAAGAAGACCGCCGCCCGTCTCATCATGGAACTGAAGTCGAAGCTCGATCTGCCCGACGGTCCGGTGATCACGATCCGCGACGACGGCACCTCGGTCTCGAGTGGCGGCGCTCGCGCTGATCTTCGTGCGGCGCTCGAAGGTCTCGGCTACGCCCCCGACGAGATCCACGGCGTGCTCTCGGGTCTTCCGGCCGACGGCGACACCGGCGATCTGCTGAAGGAAGCCCTGCGCCGTCTGGCCTCGGGGGTCTGA